The following proteins are encoded in a genomic region of Roseinatronobacter sp. S2:
- a CDS encoding undecaprenyl-diphosphate phosphatase, with protein MTFFHLFLLAIIQGVTEFLPVSSSGHLILLPALTSLDDQGLVIDVAVHIGTLFAVCWYFRADVGLALRGVPHLLRGNLNDRGGFLAFCLAIATVPVIILGLIFKIFGIMEMMRSVAVIGWMMIIFGIVLYLTDKMGKQTRVAQEWTMKHALILGLWQAIALIPGTSRSGIVISGARALGYSRHDAAKLSMLMSIPTIIASGTLMGLDVVLIADWQAAKDGAIAAVISFFAAWAALVFMMKLLRSVSFTPYVIYRLILGTVLLVIAYS; from the coding sequence ATGACCTTTTTTCACCTTTTCCTGCTTGCAATAATTCAGGGCGTTACGGAATTCCTGCCCGTATCCTCGTCTGGCCACCTGATTTTGCTGCCCGCGCTGACATCGCTGGATGATCAGGGGCTGGTCATTGATGTAGCGGTTCATATCGGGACATTATTCGCGGTTTGCTGGTATTTTCGCGCCGATGTCGGGCTTGCGCTACGCGGTGTGCCGCATCTGCTGCGCGGCAACCTGAACGACAGGGGCGGTTTTCTGGCCTTCTGTCTGGCAATCGCGACGGTCCCTGTGATCATACTGGGGCTGATTTTCAAGATATTCGGCATTATGGAAATGATGCGCAGTGTTGCCGTCATCGGCTGGATGATGATCATATTCGGTATCGTCCTTTACCTGACCGACAAGATGGGCAAACAGACCCGCGTGGCGCAGGAATGGACGATGAAGCACGCCCTTATTCTGGGGCTTTGGCAGGCGATTGCGCTGATCCCGGGCACATCACGGTCGGGGATTGTCATTTCTGGCGCGCGGGCGTTGGGGTATTCGCGCCATGATGCCGCGAAACTGTCCATGCTGATGTCGATCCCCACGATCATTGCATCCGGCACGCTTATGGGGCTGGATGTGGTGCTTATAGCGGATTGGCAGGCGGCAAAAGACGGGGCCATTGCAGCCGTTATTTCGTTTTTCGCGGCTTGGGCGGCGCTGGTTTTCATGATGAAGCTGCTGCGCTCGGTCAGCTTCACGCCGTATGTCATTTACCGTCTGATTCTGGGCACGGTCCTTCTGGTTATCGCGTATAGCTGA
- a CDS encoding SDR family oxidoreductase: MKAKLIFVTGGASGLGLELVRAARRNGHRVICTGRRGAQDLPVDFPDIPYLSCDLASEDGAHMAADWALRHSGGQIDCAILNAADGHFRPLMMETPDAITRVLSVNLEANMILAHRLYPTLGGGHLALIGSVAHKGAAGMPVYAASKAALDGFGRALAEEWRGRTCVRVLHPGPTATGMAERAGRRPNAADKLFLAPRPMAQAVLDAALATKGPDRQVISYGRVLFSPARWRRKGAA, encoded by the coding sequence TTGAAAGCCAAACTGATATTCGTGACAGGCGGTGCGTCTGGGCTGGGGCTGGAACTGGTGCGTGCGGCGCGCCGGAACGGCCATCGCGTGATCTGCACGGGCCGCAGGGGCGCGCAGGATCTGCCCGTTGATTTTCCCGATATTCCCTATCTTTCCTGCGATCTGGCGTCAGAGGATGGCGCGCATATGGCCGCCGACTGGGCGCTTCGGCATTCTGGCGGGCAGATTGACTGTGCGATTCTGAATGCAGCCGACGGCCATTTCCGCCCGCTGATGATGGAAACGCCTGACGCGATCACGCGGGTTTTGTCGGTGAATCTGGAAGCCAACATGATACTGGCCCACAGGCTGTATCCCACGCTGGGGGGCGGCCATTTGGCGCTGATCGGTTCGGTGGCGCATAAGGGGGCGGCGGGAATGCCGGTTTATGCCGCCAGCAAGGCCGCACTGGACGGGTTTGGCCGCGCACTGGCGGAAGAATGGCGCGGGCGCACTTGTGTGCGTGTGCTGCACCCCGGCCCCACGGCAACAGGCATGGCCGAACGCGCGGGACGCAGGCCCAATGCGGCCGACAAGCTTTTTCTGGCGCCGCGCCCGATGGCGCAGGCCGTGCTGGATGCAGCGCTTGCCACCAAGGGGCCTGACCGTCAGGTTATTTCCTATGGCCGCGTGCTGTTCAGCCCGGCGCGCTGGCGGCGTAAGGGGGCCGCGTGA
- a CDS encoding SDR family oxidoreductase, translating into MTRVLITGGGSGLGQALAAQCRAQAGMSVCVLDIAPPADGASDWITHDMGDPANDSWTALSDTLAAKGLFDLVILNAGINATGRYEQVPVAAHLAVARVNLLGPMRLLHILLHKNLLASGGRVVFISSLSVFTGYPGAASYAASKDGLACLARSLRKPLRKAGNISVQLVCPGPMDTPHATRHAPEGARADRRIAPAKVARMILAQPDRRFLLVPGAGARMAAAAGRAFPQTMTRIMGKVLFRKLT; encoded by the coding sequence ATGACGCGTGTGTTGATCACGGGGGGAGGCAGTGGCCTTGGACAGGCTTTGGCGGCGCAATGCCGCGCCCAAGCTGGCATGTCGGTCTGTGTGCTGGATATCGCGCCCCCCGCTGACGGGGCCAGCGACTGGATTACCCATGACATGGGCGACCCCGCCAATGACAGCTGGACCGCGTTATCGGACACATTGGCGGCCAAGGGGCTATTTGATCTGGTGATCCTGAACGCAGGGATCAATGCAACAGGCCGGTATGAGCAGGTGCCGGTTGCCGCGCATCTGGCAGTTGCGCGCGTCAATCTGCTGGGGCCGATGCGGCTTCTACATATACTGCTGCACAAAAACCTTCTGGCATCAGGGGGGCGGGTGGTTTTCATCTCGTCGTTATCGGTGTTCACGGGCTATCCGGGGGCGGCAAGTTATGCTGCCAGCAAGGACGGGTTGGCCTGCCTTGCGCGGTCGCTGCGTAAACCCTTGCGCAAGGCCGGCAATATCAGCGTGCAACTGGTGTGCCCCGGCCCGATGGACACCCCCCACGCCACGCGCCACGCCCCCGAAGGCGCGCGCGCCGACAGGCGTATAGCCCCCGCAAAAGTGGCGCGTATGATCCTCGCGCAGCCTGACAGGCGTTTTTTGCTGGTGCCGGGGGCTGGCGCGCGCATGGCGGCGGCGGCGGGGCGGGCGTTCCCGCAGACAATGACGCGCATCATGGGCAAAGTCTTGTTCCGCAAGCTGACCTGA
- the ubiG gene encoding bifunctional 2-polyprenyl-6-hydroxyphenol methylase/3-demethylubiquinol 3-O-methyltransferase UbiG, whose protein sequence is MTISTIDPAEVAKFEAMAAEWWDPHGKFKPLHMLNPCRLDYITRQIAAEFGRDMSTPDPFKGLRLLDIGCGGGLLSEPMARLGADVVGADAAARNIPLAQIHAEQQGLRIDYRHTTAEALVDAGEQFDVVLNMEVVEHVADPLAYLTACQRLLKPGGMMVCSTLNRNPKSYLMAIIGAEYVMRWLPKGTHEWSKFITPDELYDLLRQAGFDPVDRKGFVFDKLRWDWSISERDLSVNYVTTSVKPGQGAG, encoded by the coding sequence ATGACCATATCAACGATTGACCCCGCAGAGGTCGCCAAATTTGAAGCAATGGCCGCCGAATGGTGGGACCCGCATGGCAAGTTCAAGCCGCTGCATATGCTTAATCCATGCAGGCTGGACTATATTACCCGCCAGATTGCCGCCGAATTCGGGCGTGACATGTCCACGCCCGACCCCTTCAAGGGGCTGCGCTTGCTGGATATCGGGTGCGGGGGCGGGTTGCTGTCGGAACCCATGGCGCGGCTTGGCGCGGATGTCGTGGGCGCGGACGCCGCCGCGCGCAACATTCCCCTCGCGCAAATCCATGCCGAACAGCAAGGGCTGCGCATCGATTACCGCCACACCACCGCCGAGGCACTGGTAGACGCGGGCGAGCAGTTCGATGTTGTGCTGAATATGGAGGTGGTCGAACATGTGGCCGACCCGCTGGCCTATCTGACGGCCTGCCAGCGTTTGCTGAAACCGGGCGGGATGATGGTGTGCTCAACCCTGAACCGGAACCCTAAAAGCTACCTGATGGCCATCATCGGCGCCGAATATGTCATGCGCTGGTTGCCCAAAGGCACACATGAATGGTCCAAATTCATCACGCCTGATGAACTTTATGACCTGCTGCGGCAGGCTGGGTTCGATCCGGTGGACCGCAAGGGATTTGTTTTTGACAAGCTGCGCTGGGACTGGTCGATTTCCGAGCGTGACCTGTCGGTGAATTATGTAACAACGTCGGTCAAGCCGGGGCAGGGGGCGGGCTGA
- the gltB gene encoding glutamate synthase large subunit — MTQYDDAWAAREEARRAFVAEHGLYKPEDEHSSCGVGLVVSLDGKPSRKVVEHGIDALKAIWHRGAVDADGKTGDGAGIHVQIPVNFFYDKIRRTGHEPMTDQLVAVGQVFLPRTDFAAQERSRTIVETEVLRMGYAIYGWRHVPVTVSVLGDKANATRPEIEQILIRNSKGTDEETFERELYVIRRRIEKAITAAGIAGFYICSLSCRSIIYKGMMLAEQVAEFYPDLKDERFESAFAIYHQRYSTNTFPQWWLAQPFRMLAHNGEINTLKGNLNWLKSHEIRMASSAFGDMAEDIKPIVASGASDSAALDSVFEVLVRAGRSAPMAKTMLVPEAWSKQAVEMPKAWRDMYSYCNSVMEPWDGPAALAMTDGRWVCAGLDRNGLRPMRYVVTGDGLLIAGSEAGMVVVDELGVREKGALGPGQMIAVDMVQGRLYHDTEIKNKLSTAQPFGDWNDKIVDLNDKLRDVPETRQLDSAELRKRQVAAGYSIEEVEQVLAPMAEDGKEMIASMGDDTPSAVLSQIYRPLSHYFRQNFSQVTNPAIDSLREFRVMSLKTRFGNLRNVLDEDSSQTEILVLESPFVANGEFDEMVREFGDQVAFIDCTFPIGARDDALRDGLARIRAEAEDAVRSGAGHLVLTDEHQGPDKVAMPMILATSAVHGWLTRKGLRTFCSLNVRSAECIDPHYFAVLIGCGATTVNAYLAQETIADRIDRGLVEGSLVDAMRRYRAAIDAGLLKIMSKMGISVISSYRGGLNFEAVGLSRALCAEYFPGMQSRISGIGLNGIQMKLEEVHAKGWRGGQDVLPIGGFYKARRSGEKHAWEAQTMHLLQHACNQSSYALWKQYSAAMQANPPIHLRDLLDIKPLGKAIAIEEVESITAIRKRFVTPGMSLGALSPEAHMTLNIAMNRIGAKSDSGEGGEDPAHAHPLPNGDNPCAKIKQVASGRFGVTAEYLNACEELEIKVAQGAKPGEGGQLPGMKVTKLIARLRHSTPGVTLISPPPHHDIYSIEDLAQLIYDLKQINPRVKVTVKLVASSGVGTIAAGVAKAKADVILISGHNGGTGASPATSIKYAGLPWEMGLTEAHQVLAMNKLRERVTLRTDGGLRTGRDIVMAAMMGAEEYGIGTAALIAMGCIMVRQCQSNTCPVGVCTQNEDLRAKFTGNADKVVNLITFYAQEVREILASIGARSMDEVIGRADLLAQVSRGAAHLDDLDLNPLLLTVDGSEHIRYDRDKPRNAVPDTLDAEIIRDAARFFEDGEKMQLSYAVENTHRTVGTRASSHIVKRFGMRNNLQPDHLTVKLAGSAGQSLGAFAAPGLKIEVFGDANDYVGKGLSGGMIVVRPRMSSPLIAHDNTIIGNTVLYGATDGHLFAAGRAGERFAVRNSGAKVVIEGCGSNGCEYMTGGVAVILGSIGANFGAGMTGGMAYLYDPEGQAADLINMESLVTCAVTVDHWEDQLKGLIEMHAKETESQRALEILRNWDRERAHFVQICPKEMLVHLPQPLSYEADAVPAE, encoded by the coding sequence ATGACGCAATATGATGACGCATGGGCCGCCCGTGAAGAAGCCCGCCGTGCCTTTGTCGCTGAACATGGCCTGTATAAACCCGAAGATGAACATTCATCCTGCGGGGTGGGGCTGGTGGTGTCGCTGGACGGCAAACCATCGCGCAAGGTGGTTGAACACGGCATTGATGCACTGAAGGCAATCTGGCACCGCGGCGCGGTTGATGCAGACGGCAAGACAGGCGATGGCGCGGGCATTCATGTGCAGATCCCCGTCAACTTCTTCTATGACAAGATCCGCCGCACCGGCCATGAACCCATGACCGACCAGTTGGTGGCCGTGGGGCAGGTGTTCTTGCCACGCACGGATTTTGCAGCGCAGGAACGGTCCCGCACGATTGTCGAAACCGAAGTTCTGCGCATGGGCTATGCGATTTACGGCTGGCGTCATGTGCCGGTAACCGTCAGCGTGCTGGGCGACAAGGCCAATGCAACGCGTCCTGAAATCGAACAAATCCTGATCCGCAATTCCAAGGGCACGGATGAAGAAACATTCGAGCGCGAATTGTATGTCATCCGCCGCCGCATTGAAAAAGCGATCACCGCCGCAGGTATCGCGGGTTTCTACATTTGTTCGCTGTCGTGCCGGTCGATCATCTACAAGGGCATGATGCTGGCCGAACAGGTCGCGGAATTCTATCCCGATCTGAAGGACGAGCGCTTTGAATCGGCCTTCGCCATCTATCACCAGCGCTATTCGACCAACACTTTCCCGCAATGGTGGCTGGCGCAACCTTTCCGCATGTTGGCCCATAATGGCGAGATTAATACGCTGAAAGGCAACCTGAACTGGTTGAAAAGCCATGAAATCCGCATGGCGTCATCGGCATTCGGCGACATGGCCGAAGATATCAAACCGATCGTGGCGTCGGGCGCCTCAGATTCGGCGGCGCTGGATTCCGTGTTCGAAGTGCTGGTGCGCGCAGGCCGCAGTGCGCCCATGGCCAAGACAATGCTGGTGCCTGAAGCGTGGTCCAAACAGGCCGTGGAAATGCCCAAGGCGTGGCGTGACATGTATTCCTATTGTAATTCCGTGATGGAGCCATGGGACGGCCCCGCAGCCCTGGCCATGACTGACGGGCGCTGGGTTTGCGCCGGTCTGGACCGCAACGGCCTGCGCCCCATGCGCTATGTCGTGACAGGCGACGGGTTGCTGATTGCCGGGTCCGAGGCGGGCATGGTCGTCGTCGACGAACTTGGCGTGCGCGAAAAGGGCGCGCTGGGTCCGGGCCAGATGATCGCGGTCGATATGGTCCAAGGCAGGTTGTATCACGACACCGAAATCAAGAACAAACTGTCCACCGCGCAACCGTTCGGGGACTGGAACGACAAGATTGTCGATCTGAATGACAAGCTGCGCGATGTGCCGGAAACCCGCCAACTGGACAGCGCCGAATTGCGCAAACGTCAGGTGGCGGCAGGCTACAGCATTGAAGAGGTCGAGCAGGTTCTGGCACCCATGGCCGAAGACGGCAAGGAAATGATCGCCTCGATGGGGGATGATACGCCGTCGGCGGTGCTCAGCCAGATCTATCGCCCGCTGTCGCATTACTTCCGCCAGAATTTCAGCCAGGTGACGAATCCGGCCATCGACAGTTTGCGCGAATTCCGTGTGATGTCGTTGAAAACCCGCTTTGGCAACCTGCGCAATGTGCTGGACGAAGACAGCAGCCAGACCGAAATTCTGGTTCTTGAAAGCCCCTTTGTCGCGAATGGCGAATTCGACGAGATGGTGCGCGAATTCGGGGATCAGGTCGCGTTCATTGACTGCACATTCCCGATTGGTGCGCGCGACGATGCGCTGCGCGACGGTCTGGCGCGTATCCGCGCCGAGGCCGAAGATGCCGTGCGCTCCGGTGCGGGCCATCTGGTTCTGACGGATGAGCATCAGGGGCCGGACAAGGTTGCCATGCCCATGATTCTTGCGACCAGCGCAGTGCATGGCTGGTTGACACGCAAAGGGCTGCGCACTTTCTGTTCGCTGAATGTGCGGTCGGCGGAATGTATTGATCCGCATTATTTTGCGGTGCTGATTGGCTGCGGGGCGACCACCGTCAACGCCTATCTGGCGCAGGAAACGATTGCCGACCGCATTGATCGCGGGCTGGTGGAAGGGTCGCTTGTCGATGCAATGCGCCGTTACCGTGCCGCGATTGATGCGGGCTTGCTGAAAATCATGTCCAAGATGGGCATTTCGGTAATCTCATCCTATCGCGGTGGCCTGAATTTCGAAGCTGTCGGCCTGTCGCGCGCGTTGTGTGCGGAATATTTCCCCGGAATGCAAAGCCGCATTTCCGGCATTGGTCTGAACGGCATCCAGATGAAACTGGAAGAAGTGCACGCCAAGGGCTGGCGCGGCGGGCAGGATGTTCTGCCCATTGGCGGGTTCTACAAGGCGCGGCGCTCGGGCGAAAAACACGCATGGGAAGCGCAGACCATGCATCTGCTGCAACATGCCTGCAACCAGTCCAGCTATGCATTGTGGAAGCAATACAGCGCCGCGATGCAGGCCAACCCGCCCATTCACCTGCGCGATTTGCTGGACATCAAACCGTTGGGCAAGGCGATTGCGATTGAAGAAGTGGAAAGCATCACGGCAATCCGCAAACGCTTTGTCACCCCCGGCATGTCCCTTGGGGCGCTTAGCCCCGAAGCGCATATGACGCTGAACATTGCCATGAACCGCATTGGCGCGAAATCGGACTCGGGCGAGGGCGGCGAAGATCCCGCACACGCCCACCCGCTGCCCAATGGCGACAACCCCTGCGCGAAGATCAAGCAGGTGGCATCGGGCCGGTTCGGTGTGACCGCTGAATACCTGAATGCCTGCGAAGAACTGGAAATCAAGGTGGCACAGGGGGCGAAACCGGGCGAGGGCGGCCAGCTTCCGGGCATGAAGGTGACCAAGCTGATTGCCCGCCTGCGCCATTCGACGCCGGGTGTGACACTGATTTCACCGCCCCCCCACCATGACATCTATTCGATCGAGGATCTGGCGCAGCTGATCTATGACCTGAAACAGATCAACCCGCGTGTGAAGGTCACTGTGAAACTGGTGGCATCATCGGGCGTGGGCACAATCGCGGCCGGTGTGGCCAAGGCCAAGGCCGATGTCATTCTGATTTCCGGCCATAATGGCGGCACGGGGGCCAGCCCTGCCACGTCCATCAAATATGCGGGCCTGCCATGGGAAATGGGCCTGACGGAAGCGCATCAGGTGCTTGCCATGAACAAGCTGCGCGAACGGGTGACATTGCGCACCGATGGCGGGCTGCGCACAGGGCGCGATATTGTCATGGCCGCCATGATGGGGGCCGAAGAATATGGCATTGGCACCGCTGCACTTATTGCCATGGGCTGCATCATGGTGCGTCAGTGCCAGTCGAACACCTGTCCTGTGGGGGTTTGCACGCAGAACGAAGACCTGCGCGCCAAATTCACCGGCAATGCCGACAAGGTGGTGAACCTGATCACGTTCTATGCGCAGGAAGTGCGTGAAATTCTGGCCAGCATTGGCGCGCGGTCGATGGATGAAGTGATTGGCCGTGCCGATCTGTTGGCGCAGGTCAGCCGTGGTGCGGCGCATCTGGATGATCTGGACCTGAACCCGCTGTTGCTGACCGTCGACGGGTCCGAGCATATCCGCTATGACCGCGACAAGCCGCGCAACGCAGTGCCCGACACGCTGGATGCCGAAATCATCCGCGATGCCGCGCGCTTCTTTGAAGATGGTGAAAAGATGCAACTGTCCTATGCTGTGGAAAACACCCACCGCACGGTCGGCACGCGTGCATCCAGTCATATCGTCAAGCGGTTTGGCATGCGCAACAACCTGCAACCCGACCACCTGACTGTTAAACTGGCAGGCAGCGCGGGCCAGTCGCTGGGGGCATTTGCCGCGCCGGGCCTGAAGATCGAAGTGTTCGGTGATGCCAATGACTATGTCGGCAAGGGCCTGTCAGGCGGTATGATCGTGGTGCGCCCGCGCATGTCATCGCCCCTGATTGCGCATGACAACACGATCATCGGGAACACGGTGCTTTATGGTGCAACTGATGGCCATTTGTTTGCCGCAGGCCGCGCGGGCGAACGTTTTGCCGTGCGCAATTCCGGTGCAAAAGTCGTGATCGAAGGCTGCGGATCGAACGGGTGCGAATATATGACTGGCGGCGTGGCTGTCATCCTTGGCAGTATCGGCGCGAATTTCGGCGCAGGCATGACGGGCGGCATGGCGTATCTGTATGACCCCGAAGGGCAGGCGGCAGACCTGATCAACATGGAATCACTGGTGACCTGCGCGGTCACGGTGGATCATTGGGAAGATCAGCTGAAAGGTCTGATTGAAATGCATGCCAAGGAAACGGAATCGCAGCGCGCGCTGGAAATCCTGCGCAACTGGGACCGTGAGCGCGCGCATTTCGTGCAGATTTGCCCCAAGGAAATGTTGGTGCATCTGCCGCAACCGCTAAGCTATGAAGCGGACGCGGTTCCGGCGGAATAG
- a CDS encoding DUF3047 domain-containing protein has protein sequence MTLSRRLFLTGATAGVAFVGTQTSPVQAGPVTFDASWDHLTFRRLSPNRFELSPNRLTVISDGASSILYRILPDDLRGRTTARWTWQVESSAPASDLSQIGNDDRNLGVFFVSMPADQAARVREGTSISRLLRNRAVNVLMYTWGGNQAPGTVVPSPHAPDRLRNLITRRPETGQFSENVDLARDFPRVFNQPLEQLVAVAVSSNSENTPARVVAHVSDFTLG, from the coding sequence ATGACCCTGTCCCGCAGACTTTTCCTTACCGGCGCAACCGCAGGTGTCGCATTTGTTGGCACGCAGACATCGCCCGTGCAGGCCGGGCCGGTCACATTCGATGCATCATGGGATCATCTGACCTTCAGGCGGCTTAGCCCGAACCGGTTTGAACTAAGCCCGAACCGCCTGACCGTCATATCAGACGGCGCATCATCCATTCTATACCGTATCCTGCCAGATGATTTACGTGGCCGGACAACTGCACGCTGGACATGGCAGGTCGAATCCTCGGCCCCGGCATCTGATTTGTCGCAAATCGGCAATGATGATCGCAATCTGGGCGTGTTCTTCGTCAGCATGCCCGCCGACCAGGCCGCCCGCGTGCGCGAAGGGACCAGCATTTCGCGGCTGTTGCGCAACCGTGCGGTGAATGTGCTGATGTATACTTGGGGGGGCAATCAGGCACCGGGCACAGTGGTGCCAAGCCCGCATGCGCCAGACCGGCTGCGCAATCTGATCACGCGCAGGCCCGAAACGGGCCAGTTTTCCGAGAATGTCGATCTTGCGCGTGATTTTCCCCGCGTTTTCAACCAGCCACTGGAACAGCTTGTGGCAGTTGCCGTGTCTTCCAACAGTGAAAACACACCGGCCCGCGTGGTGGCGCATGTCAGTGATTTCACCTTGGGCTGA
- a CDS encoding NAD(P)-dependent oxidoreductase: protein MAKQQMLRFVTVGRETPPKRPADLRTEDFDEIYREFAAEKAAEQSGRCSQCGVPYCQTHCPLHNNIPDWLMLTAQGRLQEAYEVSQSTNTFPEICGRICPQDRLCEGNCVIEQSGHGTVTIGSIEKYLTDLAWQEGWVRPVVAATDRAESVGIIGAGPGGLAAADVLRRAGVQVTVYDRYDRAGGLMTYGIPGFKLEKPVVMRRIEQLEDGGVEFVLNCNVGEDISFDAIRGKHDAVLIATGVYKARDLNTPNASATGVLKALDYLTASNRKSFGDDVAEFDSGALDARGKRVVVIGGGDTAMDCVRTAIRQGATSVKCLYRRDRENMPGSRRETQNAEEEGVEFVWLAAPAGFVTDDDGSVTGVRVQKMRLGQPDASGRRSPEVIEGADYTETADMAIMALGFEAEDLPTLWGVPDLPVTRWGTVRAKFNTHETDMPGVWAVGDIVRGASLVVWAIRDGREAAQSILNYLSAPAQVAAE, encoded by the coding sequence ATGGCCAAGCAGCAAATGCTCCGTTTCGTGACAGTCGGACGGGAAACGCCCCCAAAGCGCCCAGCGGACTTGCGGACCGAAGACTTCGATGAAATCTACCGCGAATTTGCCGCCGAGAAGGCCGCAGAGCAATCTGGACGGTGCAGCCAATGTGGCGTGCCCTATTGCCAGACCCACTGCCCGTTGCACAACAACATCCCCGACTGGTTGATGCTGACCGCCCAAGGGCGTTTGCAGGAAGCCTATGAGGTGTCACAATCCACCAATACCTTCCCCGAAATCTGCGGCCGCATCTGCCCGCAGGACCGTTTGTGCGAAGGGAATTGTGTCATTGAACAATCCGGCCACGGGACTGTTACCATCGGCTCGATCGAGAAATACCTGACGGATCTTGCATGGCAGGAAGGCTGGGTGCGCCCTGTGGTTGCGGCGACAGACCGCGCTGAATCCGTTGGCATTATCGGTGCCGGTCCGGGTGGGTTGGCCGCCGCAGATGTGCTGCGCCGTGCAGGCGTGCAAGTCACGGTTTATGACCGCTATGACCGCGCGGGCGGGCTTATGACCTATGGCATTCCCGGCTTCAAGCTGGAAAAACCCGTTGTCATGCGCCGCATCGAGCAGCTGGAAGATGGCGGCGTTGAATTTGTCCTGAATTGCAATGTCGGCGAAGATATCAGCTTTGACGCCATTCGCGGTAAACATGATGCCGTGCTGATCGCAACAGGCGTCTACAAGGCGCGCGATCTGAACACGCCCAATGCGTCTGCAACAGGTGTGCTGAAGGCGCTGGATTATCTGACCGCGTCGAATCGTAAAAGTTTCGGCGATGATGTCGCGGAATTCGATTCGGGCGCACTTGATGCGCGTGGCAAGCGTGTTGTTGTCATCGGTGGCGGTGATACGGCCATGGATTGCGTGCGCACAGCCATCCGGCAGGGGGCAACTTCGGTCAAATGCCTGTATCGCCGTGACCGTGAAAACATGCCCGGCTCGCGCCGTGAAACCCAGAACGCCGAAGAAGAAGGTGTCGAATTTGTCTGGCTTGCCGCACCTGCGGGTTTTGTCACCGATGATGATGGCAGCGTGACAGGTGTTCGCGTCCAGAAAATGCGTCTGGGCCAGCCCGATGCATCCGGCCGCCGTTCCCCCGAAGTGATCGAAGGCGCGGATTACACCGAAACCGCAGATATGGCGATCATGGCACTGGGTTTTGAAGCAGAAGATCTGCCCACACTCTGGGGCGTGCCCGATTTGCCGGTGACCCGCTGGGGCACTGTCCGCGCGAAGTTCAACACGCATGAAACCGACATGCCCGGTGTCTGGGCGGTGGGCGATATCGTGCGCGGGGCCAGCCTTGTGGTCTGGGCCATCCGCGACGGGCGTGAAGCTGCGCAATCGATTCTGAATTATCTTTCGGCACCCGCACAGGTCGCTGCCGAATAA